In Stieleria varia, one genomic interval encodes:
- the pyrE gene encoding orotate phosphoribosyltransferase, with the protein MQYDRDGLIQILEQEALQRGEFTLASGKKASYYLDCRRITLHPQGANLVAAGMLSVIEAAGDLPAAVGGMAIGADPITASIVTIAGQRGLPLKGFMVRKEPKGHGMGKQVEGPVEPGQEVVIVEDVITSGGSAIKAVEAAEAFGLKVREVIGIIDRLAGGEAAFAAKGLKLTTLTTIRDFGIEPE; encoded by the coding sequence ATGCAATACGATCGTGATGGATTAATTCAGATTTTGGAACAGGAAGCCCTGCAGCGTGGCGAGTTCACACTGGCGAGCGGCAAAAAGGCGTCCTATTACCTCGATTGCAGACGAATCACGCTGCACCCCCAGGGTGCAAATCTGGTCGCCGCCGGCATGCTGAGCGTGATCGAAGCGGCCGGTGATTTGCCTGCTGCGGTGGGAGGAATGGCCATCGGAGCGGACCCCATCACGGCCTCCATCGTGACCATCGCCGGTCAACGTGGCTTGCCGCTGAAGGGGTTCATGGTTCGAAAAGAACCCAAGGGCCACGGGATGGGAAAACAAGTCGAGGGTCCCGTTGAGCCTGGTCAAGAAGTCGTGATCGTCGAAGACGTGATCACGAGCGGTGGCAGCGCGATCAAAGCCGTCGAGGCGGCTGAAGCGTTTGGGTTGAAGGTCCGCGAGGTGATCGGAATCATCGATCGGTTGGCCGGAGGCGAAGCCGCATTTGCAGCCAAGGGGCTGAAGCTGACGACGCTGACCACGATCCGTGACTTCGGAATTGAACCGGAGTGA
- a CDS encoding alpha/beta fold hydrolase, translating into MGWARTMLAALMLTILLVPSGCSSGRYLTNRRVRANPLEAPLQLMARQGPQVSERTWNTLRRYGLRETYNEDTSLCLDQIRSTVAQNRDAELIHALSELSYVEGKKAERQGRQSTAINHYAFALTQSYDYLFSEDLRETRNQFDPQFRATCDLYNESLEDTLRLLCSENRIKPGQTYRVKSGDREFVVRTEMRGKWRNEDFAKYEFVSDFEIEKLRNRHTTYGLGVPLVAVRRPTEKSDPREEYYPEGLSYAVTALMRCEPPKADGKGEVNTCVLEFFDPMTANQVRLADHWVPLETDLTTPLAYFLDNPKFRERNAEFEGLINPADAEKNRGLYMLEPYDPNRIPVLMVHGLWSSPRTWMDMFNDLRSFPEIRERYQFWFYLYPSGQPFWLSATQLRNDLADMRKVFDPDGRDRPLDDMVLVGHSMGGLISRMQTIDSGDDFWKIVSDQPPDKLKGDPEQRDKLVSTLYFKPNRSVSRVITIGTPHKGSEFANDFTRFVARKLIKLPNLAVRTTESLVGGNPDFFRDTELLTMANAIDSLAPESPIFPVMHKAQYDKNVKFHNIVGILEDPSFLQRRAGEGDGVVNIKSAELPIAKSELAVDADHTTIHMTGKAIFEVRRILLEHLNDVDADDRVADGNGDPAFRMVSDPENSISR; encoded by the coding sequence ATGGGCTGGGCCCGGACCATGCTTGCTGCGCTGATGCTGACCATCCTGCTGGTACCCAGCGGTTGCTCGTCGGGTCGATATCTCACCAATCGTCGCGTGCGGGCCAATCCGCTGGAGGCGCCTCTGCAATTGATGGCCCGCCAGGGGCCACAGGTCAGTGAACGAACTTGGAACACGCTGAGGCGGTACGGCCTACGCGAGACTTACAACGAAGACACATCGCTGTGCTTGGACCAGATCCGCAGCACCGTCGCACAGAATCGCGACGCCGAACTGATCCATGCTCTCAGTGAACTGTCCTACGTCGAAGGAAAGAAGGCTGAGCGTCAGGGGCGACAAAGCACCGCGATCAACCACTATGCCTTTGCACTAACGCAGAGCTATGACTATCTGTTTAGCGAAGATCTGCGGGAGACGCGAAACCAGTTCGATCCGCAGTTCCGTGCGACTTGCGATTTGTACAACGAGTCACTTGAAGACACTTTGCGGTTGCTGTGCAGTGAAAACCGGATCAAGCCCGGCCAGACTTATCGCGTGAAATCAGGCGATCGCGAGTTCGTGGTGCGAACGGAGATGCGAGGAAAATGGCGAAATGAGGATTTCGCGAAGTACGAGTTCGTCAGCGATTTTGAGATCGAAAAACTTCGCAACCGACACACGACCTACGGACTCGGCGTGCCATTGGTGGCGGTCCGCAGACCCACTGAGAAATCAGACCCGCGTGAAGAATACTATCCCGAGGGCCTGAGTTACGCTGTGACTGCTTTGATGCGTTGTGAGCCTCCCAAGGCGGACGGCAAGGGCGAAGTCAACACGTGTGTCCTTGAGTTCTTTGACCCCATGACGGCGAACCAGGTACGGCTGGCCGATCACTGGGTGCCACTGGAGACCGACCTGACAACACCGTTGGCGTATTTCCTAGACAACCCCAAATTCCGAGAACGCAACGCGGAATTTGAGGGATTGATCAATCCGGCGGATGCGGAGAAAAATCGCGGACTGTACATGCTGGAGCCCTATGATCCCAATCGGATACCGGTGCTGATGGTTCACGGCCTGTGGTCTAGCCCGCGGACATGGATGGACATGTTCAACGACCTGCGCAGCTTTCCCGAGATCCGAGAGCGATACCAATTCTGGTTCTATCTTTACCCATCGGGTCAACCGTTTTGGTTGAGCGCGACGCAACTGCGTAACGATCTGGCGGATATGCGTAAGGTTTTTGACCCTGATGGGCGTGATCGACCGTTGGACGACATGGTCTTGGTCGGCCACAGCATGGGCGGGCTGATCAGTCGGATGCAAACGATCGATAGCGGAGATGATTTTTGGAAGATTGTCAGCGATCAACCACCAGACAAGCTCAAGGGCGACCCGGAACAACGCGACAAGTTGGTCAGCACGCTCTACTTCAAACCCAACCGCAGTGTTTCGCGTGTGATCACGATCGGGACGCCTCACAAAGGCAGCGAATTCGCGAACGATTTCACCCGATTTGTGGCACGCAAGTTGATCAAGCTGCCCAATCTGGCCGTTCGCACGACCGAGTCCCTGGTGGGCGGAAACCCAGACTTCTTTCGTGACACGGAACTGTTGACGATGGCCAATGCGATCGATTCGCTTGCACCCGAGTCACCGATCTTTCCTGTCATGCACAAAGCTCAATACGACAAGAATGTCAAGTTTCATAACATCGTTGGTATACTGGAGGATCCGTCGTTCTTGCAGCGTCGAGCGGGTGAGGGAGACGGCGTGGTCAATATCAAAAGCGCGGAGCTGCCCATCGCCAAGAGTGAACTGGCAGTCGACGCAGACCACACGACCATTCACATGACAGGCAAAGCAATCTTCGAGGTGCGCCGCATCCTGCTGGAGCACCTCAATGATGTGGACGCGGATGATCGAGTCGCGGACGGAAATGGCGATCCGGCATTTCGCATGGTCAGTGACCCGGAGAACAGCATCAGCAGGTGA
- a CDS encoding L,D-transpeptidase family protein, with protein MQTLKTAAIVVLLLTVMYSGYVSLTTPPEPLSDEVEALVIDSDLGITSDPMMPSLGDSMLGPMDTGSVSSNSMGTSGPSINAGQSQLDGPQFGGPEFNAPLTDSAIESGGTGATVYPPVASANNASPGMNVSQPSGNSFEIPQINTSLASSRQGSPSLLPAVTNPGQVNAPASMESYPSTDTTFQLPEPGTASGGFDPNRGTAFNPNSANTASSTVYSLNDQATDNRAASGQVKTNSFAQEPPTSAYGVGNTGLPAAENRGLSNAILVADQMYEKDQLKEALATLSVFYNTPNVSEQQRNELLNRLDPLARDVIYSKRHLLEQPYRMTSTETLTQVANRFGVPWQLLANINGIVDPVTILPGTELKVVRGPFRAEVDLARNELTLFLGDLYAGRFPIAVGNDPAPTEGIYTVRDKQESRTYYDRLGAAVPPGNPENPYGNVWMDLGGQLCIHGSPNTMQPTTKGCISLAGDLASDLYGIVSQGSSVTIRR; from the coding sequence GTGCAGACATTAAAGACTGCGGCTATCGTCGTTCTATTGCTGACTGTGATGTACAGCGGCTACGTATCCTTAACGACTCCCCCTGAACCTTTGTCCGACGAGGTCGAAGCGTTGGTGATCGATAGTGATCTTGGGATCACGTCGGATCCGATGATGCCATCGCTGGGCGACAGCATGCTGGGACCGATGGATACCGGCTCTGTTTCGAGCAACAGCATGGGAACCTCTGGACCATCGATCAACGCCGGGCAATCTCAACTTGATGGGCCGCAATTTGGCGGACCCGAATTCAATGCACCGTTGACAGATTCCGCCATTGAGTCTGGTGGCACTGGCGCGACGGTGTATCCACCGGTTGCATCAGCGAACAATGCGTCACCAGGTATGAACGTTTCGCAGCCATCGGGAAACTCGTTTGAAATCCCGCAGATCAACACCTCACTCGCTTCATCGCGTCAAGGCTCGCCGAGCCTGTTGCCTGCGGTGACCAATCCCGGACAAGTCAACGCGCCCGCATCGATGGAAAGCTATCCGTCGACCGACACCACGTTTCAGCTCCCCGAGCCGGGTACGGCCAGCGGCGGGTTCGATCCCAATCGCGGGACAGCATTCAATCCCAACAGTGCGAACACCGCATCCAGCACGGTCTATTCGTTGAATGACCAAGCGACGGACAATCGCGCGGCATCGGGGCAGGTCAAGACAAACTCGTTTGCTCAAGAGCCCCCAACGAGTGCTTACGGTGTCGGGAACACCGGCCTACCGGCTGCTGAGAATCGCGGATTGAGCAATGCCATCTTGGTGGCCGATCAGATGTACGAAAAGGATCAGCTGAAGGAAGCCCTTGCTACGTTGAGCGTCTTTTACAACACGCCCAACGTGAGTGAGCAGCAACGCAATGAATTGCTGAACCGTTTGGATCCGTTGGCTCGTGACGTCATCTACTCCAAGCGTCATTTATTGGAGCAGCCCTACCGAATGACCTCCACGGAAACGTTGACGCAGGTCGCCAACCGATTCGGCGTGCCGTGGCAGTTGCTGGCGAACATCAATGGAATCGTTGATCCGGTGACGATTCTGCCCGGCACCGAGTTGAAAGTGGTGCGGGGACCGTTTCGGGCGGAAGTCGATTTGGCCCGCAATGAGTTGACCTTGTTCCTGGGTGATTTGTACGCGGGTCGTTTTCCGATCGCGGTGGGCAATGACCCAGCACCGACGGAGGGAATCTACACGGTGCGGGACAAGCAAGAATCGCGAACTTACTATGATCGTTTGGGAGCGGCCGTCCCGCCGGGCAACCCGGAGAACCCCTACGGAAACGTGTGGATGGACCTGGGCGGTCAGTTGTGCATCCATGGCAGTCCGAACACGATGCAGCCGACGACCAAGGGCTGCATCAGCTTGGCCGGCGATCTGGCATCCGATCTTTATGGGATTGTGTCCCAGGGTTCATCTGTCACCATTCGTAGGTAA
- a CDS encoding carbon storage regulator: MLVLSRKLDEKIMIGDDIVLTLVKIDSNRVRIGISAPKDVHILRGELAGKEIDGEVELEHSERQHAFAHPEDQTLKTAKTHRSKPTASPKSRLTSQPAASSEEPQLFTGTVRADGSQPKLTRHRVENAKRSAPLASFVAT, encoded by the coding sequence ATGCTGGTTCTGTCACGTAAACTCGACGAGAAAATCATGATCGGTGACGACATCGTTTTGACGCTTGTCAAAATTGATAGCAACCGAGTCCGGATCGGAATCTCCGCCCCCAAGGATGTTCATATCCTGCGTGGCGAGTTGGCCGGAAAGGAGATCGACGGTGAAGTCGAACTGGAGCACAGCGAGCGGCAGCACGCCTTCGCTCACCCCGAAGACCAGACGCTGAAGACGGCCAAGACGCATCGCTCCAAACCGACCGCATCGCCGAAGTCCCGTTTGACGAGCCAACCAGCCGCCAGTTCCGAGGAGCCGCAATTGTTCACCGGCACGGTACGTGCCGATGGCTCGCAGCCTAAGCTCACCCGTCACCGGGTTGAGAATGCGAAACGCTCCGCTCCCTTGGCTTCGTTTGTCGCCACTTGA